The following proteins are encoded in a genomic region of Flammeovirga pectinis:
- a CDS encoding DUF4178 domain-containing protein codes for MELQKQIKGIVYTRKGLIAVNIVGFVYNWEILPFLVVGSLGYLFLISKKASRLPEKIFNKLDIQIPYTKKDNKNILERDFNYDPSKINVEDLQIGFLLDYNLQTYKVVEHFQYVTEDTNCEEKLVLITGIDERYIFKKYNVNNPFIRSTQKINIFSIDENLDTEILLKQRPKSVITYKGTNYYRDEESKGSIHSFKSNTIENRFKKWDYFDDSRLLYICIEQIDTNKFVAYQGKIEAEIAFSEILPQK; via the coding sequence ATGGAGTTACAAAAACAGATAAAAGGAATTGTTTATACCCGAAAAGGGTTAATTGCAGTAAATATTGTTGGGTTTGTCTACAATTGGGAAATCTTGCCTTTTCTAGTTGTTGGATCTCTAGGATATCTATTTTTGATTAGTAAAAAAGCTTCAAGACTTCCAGAAAAAATATTCAATAAATTAGATATACAAATTCCGTATACTAAAAAAGATAACAAAAATATACTAGAAAGAGATTTCAACTACGACCCTTCTAAAATTAATGTAGAAGATCTTCAAATAGGTTTCTTGTTAGATTACAATTTGCAAACATATAAAGTTGTCGAACATTTTCAGTATGTTACAGAAGACACAAATTGTGAAGAAAAACTTGTCTTAATTACCGGAATAGATGAACGTTATATATTCAAAAAATACAATGTAAATAATCCATTTATTCGTTCAACGCAAAAGATAAATATCTTTTCAATTGATGAAAATTTAGATACTGAAATCCTATTAAAACAAAGACCTAAATCTGTCATCACTTATAAAGGAACTAATTACTACAGAGACGAAGAAAGCAAGGGTAGTATTCATTCTTTTAAATCTAATACGATAGAAAACAGATTTAAAAAATGGGATTATTTTGACGATTCCCGTTTGTTATATATCTGTATTGAGCAAATAGACACAAATAAATTTGTAGCTTATCAAGGAAAAATTGAAGCTGAAATTGCATTTTCAGAGATTTTACCCCAAAAATGA
- a CDS encoding TraR/DksA family transcriptional regulator, whose translation MAVEKLRYSAEDLKEFETLLNDKLEKTINELEHLNHSIKKDTSGHDSNHSGGKTLEDGADAFEKEQLNQLAARSMKYKQQLEKALVRIKTGTYGVCIDTGNLISKERLMAVPHTQHSIEAKLKRN comes from the coding sequence ATGGCTGTTGAAAAATTACGATATTCCGCTGAAGATTTAAAAGAATTTGAAACACTTTTAAATGACAAGCTAGAAAAAACGATTAACGAATTAGAGCACTTAAATCATTCCATTAAAAAAGATACAAGTGGTCATGATTCTAACCATTCTGGAGGAAAAACTTTAGAAGATGGTGCAGATGCTTTTGAAAAGGAGCAACTTAATCAATTAGCTGCTCGATCAATGAAATATAAGCAACAACTTGAAAAAGCTCTTGTTAGAATTAAAACAGGAACTTATGGAGTTTGTATTGATACAGGCAACCTTATTTCAAAAGAAAGATTGATGGCAGTACCTCATACTCAGCACTCAATTGAGGCGAAATTGAAGAGAAACTAA
- the scpB gene encoding SMC-Scp complex subunit ScpB yields MEDLQRQLEAMIFVAVEPISIEELEATLNELDEENTIGKKEIEENIDSLIKKYKSKSHSFELVKNGEGYNFLTKKKYREVVNLMLKNRSRRRLSKSALETLSIVAYRQPITKGEIEKIRGVGSDYAMKKLLQRELVKMKGKSDAIGRPMLYGTTDKFLEYFGISSLKDLPSPKEFSEEDLSDGPDDFPPNPEIKKAENS; encoded by the coding sequence ATGGAAGATTTACAAAGACAATTAGAGGCAATGATTTTTGTTGCTGTTGAACCTATATCAATAGAAGAATTAGAGGCAACTCTAAACGAATTAGACGAAGAAAACACAATAGGGAAAAAAGAAATTGAGGAGAATATTGATAGCTTAATCAAGAAATATAAGTCTAAAAGTCATTCTTTTGAATTAGTAAAAAATGGTGAGGGCTATAATTTTCTGACAAAAAAGAAATATAGGGAAGTTGTAAATCTCATGTTGAAGAATCGTTCTAGAAGACGATTATCTAAATCGGCATTAGAAACATTATCTATTGTTGCTTATAGACAGCCAATTACAAAAGGCGAAATTGAAAAAATTAGAGGAGTAGGTAGCGATTATGCTATGAAGAAACTTCTACAACGCGAATTAGTAAAGATGAAAGGAAAATCTGATGCTATAGGTAGACCAATGTTGTACGGAACAACTGACAAGTTCTTAGAGTACTTTGGGATATCTTCTTTAAAAGACTTACCCTCTCCCAAAGAGTTTTCAGAAGAGGATTTAAGTGATGGGCCAGATGATTTTCCTCCAAATCCGGAAATAAAAAAAGCAGAAAATAGTTAA
- a CDS encoding bifunctional nuclease family protein: MNKVRLEILGLSASHTSHGSFALVLGEKHGNRRLPIIIGMFEAQAIALEIEKISSNRPMTHDLFKSFALKLGASINHIQISNLKEGVFFADIHIITAEGEEIVLDSRPSDAVAIGIRFNAPIYVFENIMEEAGIQVEELEQDEMDHIDDELEEEDDDELEIEDFEGIEDEEDEAEVADTTPVVSDSDSIATLSVDQLNSLLKKAIDNEDYMKAAEIRDEISKRG, translated from the coding sequence TTGAACAAAGTAAGATTAGAAATATTAGGGCTTTCCGCAAGCCATACTTCCCATGGTTCATTTGCCTTGGTATTAGGAGAAAAGCACGGGAATAGAAGATTACCCATTATTATTGGTATGTTTGAAGCACAAGCAATTGCTTTAGAAATTGAAAAAATTTCTTCAAACAGACCTATGACTCATGATTTATTCAAAAGTTTTGCATTAAAATTAGGTGCATCAATTAATCACATTCAGATTTCAAATTTGAAAGAAGGTGTATTTTTTGCTGATATCCATATTATTACTGCAGAAGGAGAAGAAATAGTGTTAGATTCTAGGCCTTCTGATGCTGTAGCCATTGGCATCCGTTTTAATGCTCCTATCTATGTGTTTGAAAATATCATGGAAGAAGCAGGTATTCAAGTTGAAGAACTTGAACAAGATGAAATGGATCACATTGATGATGAGCTTGAGGAAGAAGATGATGATGAATTAGAAATTGAAGATTTTGAAGGGATTGAAGATGAGGAAGACGAAGCGGAAGTAGCAGACACTACTCCTGTTGTATCAGATTCTGATTCGATAGCAACTTTATCTGTTGATCAATTAAATTCATTATTAAAAAAAGCAATAGATAATGAAGATTATATGAAGGCAGCTGAAATTAGAGATGAGATTTCTAAGAGAGGTTAA
- a CDS encoding NTP transferase domain-containing protein yields the protein MQESDLSRPTVGRFCRTEIAFLGTTSGKIKELSFMLSEILSQKWNIGYIDCDHQNSELEKELGADSRSALNHKARIELIDKITFSRIDYRKALTVTDRHVELNDIDVALINGNHFKASKQILIIDKENSTKLYRKLNRLSNLLCIIYAENTSQEDIPEILLERIPNILHKPSFEIEKIHGIAQFFENVLTATVPKINGLLLAGGKSKRMGGKDKAKINYHGREQRFHMKELMMKYTNATFMSCRPQQLEDFSDQMNLLPDTFLGLGPFGALLTAFRHNPNAAWMTVAVDLPFVDDKTILHLIQQRDPSKIATLYKAKDTGSPQPLLGIWEPRAYLKLLQALAFGKNSLREVLEDVNIKLIEPLSEHTLSEVDTMDELDIAIKQLSQQNSI from the coding sequence ATGCAGGAGAGTGATTTATCGCGACCAACAGTAGGTCGTTTTTGTAGAACGGAGATCGCCTTTTTAGGAACAACTTCAGGAAAGATAAAAGAGTTGTCTTTTATGCTTTCAGAAATATTATCCCAAAAGTGGAATATTGGCTATATTGATTGTGACCATCAGAATTCAGAACTTGAAAAAGAATTAGGAGCTGACTCTCGAAGTGCGTTAAATCATAAAGCAAGAATAGAATTAATTGATAAAATAACCTTCTCGAGAATTGATTACAGAAAGGCACTTACTGTAACCGATAGACATGTAGAACTGAACGATATTGATGTTGCACTTATAAATGGAAATCATTTTAAAGCATCAAAACAGATATTAATTATTGATAAAGAAAATTCGACAAAACTTTATCGGAAATTAAATAGGTTAAGTAATCTTCTTTGTATTATTTATGCTGAAAATACATCTCAAGAAGATATACCAGAAATTCTTTTAGAAAGAATACCCAACATTTTACATAAACCTTCTTTTGAGATAGAAAAGATTCATGGAATTGCTCAATTTTTTGAGAATGTTTTAACAGCAACGGTACCTAAAATAAATGGTTTACTATTAGCTGGAGGGAAAAGTAAAAGAATGGGTGGTAAAGATAAAGCTAAGATCAATTATCACGGCAGAGAGCAGCGTTTTCACATGAAGGAATTGATGATGAAATATACAAACGCTACTTTTATGTCTTGTAGACCTCAGCAACTAGAAGACTTTTCTGACCAAATGAATCTCCTACCCGATACTTTTTTAGGTTTAGGACCATTTGGGGCATTATTAACGGCTTTTAGGCATAATCCCAATGCAGCATGGATGACCGTAGCTGTTGATCTACCATTTGTAGATGATAAAACAATCTTACATTTGATTCAGCAAAGGGATCCTTCTAAAATAGCCACTTTATATAAAGCAAAAGATACAGGTTCTCCTCAACCTTTATTAGGTATATGGGAACCGAGAGCATATTTAAAATTATTACAAGCATTAGCTTTTGGTAAAAATTCTCTAAGAGAGGTTCTTGAAGATGTAAATATTAAACTTATTGAACCCCTCTCTGAGCATACTTTAAGCGAAGTAGATACTATGGATGAGCTAGATATTGCAATAAAACAACTAAGTCAGCAAAATTCGATTTAG
- a CDS encoding TonB-dependent receptor — protein MLKSLKLSILLFFIFVSFFSVFNELKAQTATLRGVVMDSLGNPIKSALVQEGSTNNNFYLTNDKGAYILTIPSDSTVTIFFNHPSFSPRAFQIALYKDEIKTLDTKLFKQIYQLSEVKIVDSREIETRDEAGTIYVKGEDLREIPVGYGEFTQQLVASGALGIASNNELSSDYSVRGGSFDENLVYVNNIEIYRPFIARAGQQEGLSFVNTNMVQEIEFSSGGWQSKYGDKLSSSLNIQYKKPLNFGGTLEASLLGGSLTLEGASKNKKHTAIVGARYKSTEYLLNTLQTQGEYKPKFGDVQSYFSFDLSGKNKYGKTYLDAILSYCVNRYSVFPSTRSTNFQTGEGVSNLTIAFEGKEQLDYDTFQGGLKLIHNFNDNFTSNLITSAMITQERERSNLESGYRICDLDGTNSGINGCVTEKGLGGEYQYSRNTLKGKVFIVENRNELIHNDLFKTEFGVQVKFEDINDNLNEYSFLDSADYILSVEDQIKTTNTLQSQRYSAYAQTTYRSLNDKHAITLGLRGTFWSINQELNISPRVQYSFNPEWEKDFVFTFASGVYYQPPFYREMRRPDGTVNMDLKAQGSLHFMGGFDYNFKQWGRPFKLISEVYYKQLWNVVPYDVDNIRIRYSGENQGVAYAAGIDTRLSGEFIPGTQSWVSLSVMSTKEKIDGDPRGYIRRPTDQRVTFAMFFQDHLPNNPSMRMNLRFMYGSGLPFGPPNNPELRNSFSGGNDYMRLDVGLLKIIALNKNSENPNEEFMKNLSIGLEILNVLGNNNVISHTWVSTYDGTQYAVPNTLSQRFFNVKMILHL, from the coding sequence ATGCTTAAAAGCTTAAAGTTATCTATACTTCTATTTTTTATATTTGTCTCTTTTTTTTCAGTCTTTAATGAGTTAAAAGCACAGACTGCAACGTTGAGGGGGGTGGTAATGGATTCTTTAGGAAATCCAATAAAATCAGCACTCGTGCAAGAAGGAAGTACAAATAACAATTTTTATTTAACCAACGATAAGGGAGCGTATATTCTTACTATTCCTTCGGATAGTACAGTTACTATCTTTTTTAATCACCCTTCCTTCTCACCTAGAGCCTTTCAGATAGCCCTTTATAAGGATGAAATTAAGACTTTAGATACCAAGTTATTTAAACAGATATACCAACTTTCAGAAGTTAAAATTGTTGATTCTAGAGAAATTGAAACAAGAGATGAAGCAGGTACTATTTACGTAAAAGGTGAAGACCTACGAGAGATACCTGTTGGTTATGGAGAATTTACCCAACAACTTGTAGCAAGTGGTGCTTTGGGTATAGCATCTAATAATGAATTATCATCGGATTATAGTGTTCGTGGTGGTAGCTTTGACGAGAATTTAGTATATGTAAATAATATAGAAATTTACCGCCCGTTTATTGCCAGAGCTGGCCAGCAAGAAGGATTAAGTTTTGTGAACACAAATATGGTTCAAGAAATAGAATTTTCTTCTGGTGGATGGCAATCAAAATATGGTGATAAATTATCTTCTTCATTAAATATTCAATATAAGAAACCTCTTAATTTTGGAGGTACTTTGGAAGCTTCTTTATTAGGCGGTTCACTAACACTAGAAGGTGCATCAAAAAACAAGAAACATACAGCTATCGTTGGTGCTAGATATAAATCAACTGAATATTTATTAAATACATTACAAACTCAAGGAGAATATAAACCAAAATTTGGCGATGTTCAGTCTTATTTTAGTTTTGATTTATCCGGTAAAAATAAATATGGAAAAACGTATTTAGATGCCATACTATCTTATTGTGTAAATAGGTACTCTGTCTTCCCAAGTACAAGAAGTACAAATTTTCAAACAGGCGAAGGTGTTAGCAATTTAACTATTGCATTTGAAGGGAAAGAACAATTAGATTATGATACCTTCCAAGGTGGTTTAAAATTGATTCACAACTTCAATGATAATTTCACATCAAATTTAATCACCTCTGCTATGATTACACAAGAGAGAGAACGCTCTAACTTGGAAAGTGGCTATAGAATTTGTGATTTAGATGGTACTAATTCTGGAATTAATGGATGTGTTACCGAGAAAGGTTTAGGTGGAGAATATCAATATTCGAGAAATACACTTAAAGGAAAAGTATTTATTGTTGAAAATAGAAATGAGCTAATTCATAATGATCTTTTCAAAACTGAATTTGGTGTACAAGTAAAATTTGAAGATATAAATGACAACCTAAATGAATACTCTTTTTTAGACTCAGCTGATTATATTCTTAGTGTTGAAGATCAAATTAAAACAACAAATACACTACAATCTCAAAGGTACTCTGCTTACGCACAAACAACCTATAGGTCTTTAAATGATAAGCATGCAATTACCCTGGGTTTAAGAGGTACTTTTTGGAGTATAAATCAAGAATTAAATATTAGTCCAAGAGTACAATATTCTTTTAATCCTGAATGGGAAAAAGATTTTGTGTTCACATTTGCTTCAGGTGTCTATTATCAACCTCCATTCTACAGAGAAATGCGTAGACCTGACGGAACTGTAAATATGGATCTTAAGGCACAAGGATCACTTCATTTTATGGGTGGATTTGATTATAACTTTAAACAATGGGGCCGCCCATTTAAATTGATATCAGAAGTTTATTACAAACAACTTTGGAATGTTGTACCTTATGATGTTGATAATATTAGAATTAGGTACTCTGGAGAAAATCAAGGGGTTGCTTATGCAGCAGGTATAGATACTAGATTAAGTGGAGAATTTATTCCTGGTACTCAATCTTGGGTTTCACTAAGTGTTATGAGTACTAAAGAAAAAATTGATGGTGATCCTAGAGGCTATATTAGACGTCCTACTGACCAAAGAGTAACATTTGCGATGTTCTTCCAAGATCATTTGCCAAATAACCCGAGTATGAGAATGAATTTAAGGTTTATGTATGGTTCAGGTTTACCTTTCGGTCCGCCTAATAACCCAGAATTAAGAAACTCTTTTAGCGGAGGTAATGATTATATGAGGTTAGATGTAGGATTATTGAAAATTATAGCGTTAAATAAGAACAGTGAAAACCCAAATGAAGAATTTATGAAGAATTTATCAATTGGATTAGAAATTTTAAATGTTCTGGGTAATAATAATGTTATATCGCATACATGGGTCTCTACATACGATGGAACTCAATATGCAGTTCCAAATACTTTGTCTCAGAGGTTTTTCAATGTAAAAATGATTTTGCACCTCTAG
- a CDS encoding DUF7832 domain-containing protein, which yields MYKVKDSNSKIIDNAKDYFGVNFPDDQPLDQAYLHIGIFIGWAIEKDFLDEEFNDEFFSLFIRFKNRDITSIILAETLDGVVEIDFFNTKAQDFVRNYYSSGEYVHDYKNILGKSLDSIFHVEDSWKNYDTMKAIIEKKYMLWLKS from the coding sequence ATGTATAAAGTAAAAGACAGCAACAGCAAAATTATTGACAACGCAAAAGATTATTTTGGCGTAAACTTTCCAGACGATCAACCACTAGATCAAGCATATCTACACATTGGAATTTTCATAGGGTGGGCAATAGAAAAAGATTTTTTAGATGAAGAATTTAATGATGAATTTTTTAGTTTATTTATTCGCTTTAAAAACCGAGATATTACGTCAATAATCCTTGCAGAAACTTTAGATGGAGTAGTTGAAATTGACTTTTTCAACACTAAAGCACAAGATTTTGTGAGAAACTATTATTCAAGTGGAGAGTACGTTCATGATTATAAAAACATATTAGGGAAAAGTTTAGATTCTATTTTTCATGTAGAAGATTCTTGGAAGAATTATGATACAATGAAAGCAATAATAGAGAAGAAATATATGTTATGGCTAAAAAGCTAA